Proteins encoded by one window of Rutidosis leptorrhynchoides isolate AG116_Rl617_1_P2 chromosome 7, CSIRO_AGI_Rlap_v1, whole genome shotgun sequence:
- the LOC139859133 gene encoding uncharacterized protein, whose amino-acid sequence MPWVGLYVAIASVVCTLAMAADAFHGFKQGKLWFPCKFFTLNAASLTVIAVAMKIPMDLTTIKDENELFSKFISIIFLFTMLANFLPSLGLMGDKELLVNMIALGILLITILVNVCIQIATVMFSNALGLYMLPTLMAFSVALTVPASRRILELQYKELHGLSLNHKEINFSHKKLVHNIKKYWMMAETGSIATVFRCFSVISYFNLSKKWSKNHINVFRVEKQWIKRLQQWKRSHVRSHIPGRHCKMVFHQVKNLILNVCIALQILAAVICKTICLVPRCFLIIFSYCWHLCKLLLKTCIRKPNASNDNIDSEVEEYKRYVILFEEEAILSNRVLTNILRSITKLLQESEKKEPRNLMKLLNKSTNFNGVVEFDNDQVPLLHGDNVHNCWSLVLVTLTAVAIALPNVVNTGVMELLAGIREGLKFIDLQNKAYKGKTSKEILRLLGDVAVQNVIQFKSRKSKSMNRSLHKFISSSSMYRITETIQLHCHKQESWPNDEELFDWVSTVIADLFCACFTNIPRVMTMMCHHNAIEKRQQSIRAAAKLLGKSKDILTILEMRQLPNIDVDSMAYIEKWHALPNNDLLNGYVLSNHVQPASASINGSLIVTVMYQVNRSKKGLQMQNAPVIYGVIV is encoded by the exons ATGCCGTGGGTGGGGTTGTATGTAGCTATAGCATCTGTAGTTTGCACTCTTGCGATGGCAGCTGACGCCTTCCACGGCTTCAAACAAGGTAAACTATGGTTTCCTTGCAAATTTTTCACACTCAATGCTGCTTCACTTACAGTTATAGCAGTAGCAATGAAGATACCGATGGATCTAACTACTATCAAGGATGAGAATGAACTATTCAGTAAGTTTATTAGCATCATTTTCTTGTTCACCATGTTAGCCAATTTCTTACCTTCCTTAGGGCTTATGGGTGACAAAGAACTTTTAGTTAATATGATAGCCCTGGGTATTCTCTTAATCACCATTCTAGTAAATGTATGCATTCAAATTGCTACAGTGATGTTTTCTAATGCGTTAGGCTTATATATGTTACCCACTTTAATGGCATTTTCTGTAGCTTTAACAGTTCCAGCATCTAGAAGAATCTTAGAACTACAATACAAAGAGTTGCATGGATTGTCTTTAAATCATAAGGAGATAAATTTCTCTCATAAGAAACTTGtgcataatattaaaaagtattggatGATGGCAGAAACAG GTAGTATAGCTACAGTGTTTAGATGTTTCAGTGTTATTAGTTATTTCAACCTTTCTAAGAAGTGGAGCAAGAACCATATAAATGTATTTAGAGTTGAGAAACAATGGATCAAAAGGCTTCAACAGTGGAAGCGAAGTCATGTTCGTTCACATATCCCAGGCCGCCATTGCAAAATGGTTTTCCATCAAGTCAAAAACTTGATTTTGAACGTTTGTATAGCACTTCAAATACTGGCTGCAGTTATATGCAAAACGATATGTCTCGTTCCTAGATGTTTCCTGATCATATTCTCTTATTGTTGGCATCTCTGCAAATTATTGTTGAAAACTTGCATTCGGAAGCCAAATGCATCGAACGATAACATAGATTCAGAGGTGGAAGAATATAAGAGATATGTGATACTATTTGAAGAGGAGGCGATACTTTCAAACAgagtattgacaaatattcttagaTCCATAACAAAACTTCTTCAAGAATCCGAAAAGAAAGAGCCGAGAAATCTTATGAAGCTACTAAACAAATCTACAAATTTCAACGGAGTAGTAGAATTCGATAATGACCAAGTCCCGCTTTTACATGGGGATAATGTCCACAATTGTTGGAGCCTAGTTTTAGTAACGTTAACAGCTGTTGCTATTGCACTTCCTAACGTTGTAAATACTGGTGTCATGGAGTTACTTGCTGGTATACGGGAAGGGCTCAAATTT ATTGATCTTCAAAACAAGGCTTACAAAGGAAAAACATCAAAGGAGATTCTTCGGTTGTTAGGTGATGTGGCTGTACAAAACGTCATACAGTTCAAGAGTCGCAAATCTAAAAGTATGAATCGCTCACTTCACAAGTTCATTTCTTCGAGTTCCATGTATAGAATTACTGAAACCATACAGCTCCATTGTCATAAGCAAGAAAGTTGGCCGAATGATGAGGAGCTTTTTGATTGGGTATCAACTGTGATTGCAGATCTGTTTTGTGCTTGCTTTACCAACATACCACGTGTTATGACTATGATGTGTCATCACAATGCAATCGAAAAAAGGCAGCAAAGCATCCGCGCCGCAGCTAAGCTTCTTGGTAAATCGAAAGACATTCTTACCATACTTGAAATGCGCCAACTTCCAAACATAGATGTGGACTCTATGGCGTACATTGAGAAGTGGCATGCATTACCAAACAATGATTTACTCAATGGTTACGTTTTATCAAACCATGTTCAACCAGCTTCTGCAAGTATTAATGGTTCACTTATAGTAACTGTTAT GTATCAAGTTAACAGATCCAAGAAAGGTCTACAAATGCAAAATGCACCTGTCATATACGGAGTAATTGTCTAG